The Cherax quadricarinatus isolate ZL_2023a unplaced genomic scaffold, ASM3850222v1 Contig1323, whole genome shotgun sequence genome window below encodes:
- the LOC138851635 gene encoding uncharacterized protein, producing MAKEAGILDSVFTGPVRICKVLILSAGRLEGKEHTGFKLLKRCHCDDSRKRKHRLPQERPVEDGISSSDIEEPMKKEPDLDNDETQSLPSCQSDDLVVDLSTLTAQSDDSVEVTAAAGDEQTSDLEAHPDGQSEKEGKTPDVRVKPADGVKTAEGVKADVDVPEKEIIFEREVINLTESEQEERSHSV from the exons ATGGCGAAGGAAGCAGGCATTCTCGATTCTG ttTTCACTGGACCAGTCAGAATTTGTAAAGTTTTGATTTTATCGGCTGGTAGATTGGAAGGGAAGGAACACACCGGCTTCAAACTCCTAAAGCGGTGTCATTGTGATGATAGCAGGAAACGCAAACATAGGCTTCCTCAGGAAAGG CCTGTGGAAGATGGGATCAGTTCATCTGATATAGAGGAGCCTATGAAGAAAGAACCAGATCTCGACAACGATGAAACGCAGAGCCTTCCCTCATGTCAGTCTGATGACCTCGTTGTGGACCTCTCTACGCTCACTGCTCAATCTGATGACTCTGTTGAGGTCACTGCCGCAGCAGGTGATGAACAAACTAGCGACCTTGAAGCGCACCCTGACGGTCAGTCGGAGAAGGAAGGGAAAACCCCCGACGTGAGAGTAAAGCCAGCTGATGGAGTAAAGACGGCAGAAGGGGTAAAGGCAGATGTTGATGTACCTGAAAAGGAAATCATTTTCGAGCGGGAGGTTATCAATCTTACAGAAAGTGAACAGGAGGAGCGCAGTCATTCAGTCTAA